ATTCTggggtttgtaactctgaggttctactgtagatgctgtttaacatcctccttgactgctaatggactggaaagtgtTTCATCACCGAGTGTGATATAAGTACCTCGtactgcttctttccaaatgcagaacaaaaatatttcttgaacacatctcatagactcatagactttaaggtcagaagggaccattatgatcatctagtctgacctcctgcacaacacaggccacagaatctcacccacccactcctgtaacaaacccctaacctatgtctgagttattgaagtcctcaaatcgtggtttaaagacctcaaggtgcagcaaatcctccagcaagtgagccgtgccccatgctgcagaggaaggcgaaaaacctccagggcctctgccaatctgccctggaggaaaattcctttccgaccccaaatatggcgatcagttaaaccctgagcatgtgggcaagagtcaccagccagcacccaggaaagaattctctgtagtaactcagatcccaccccatctaacatcccatcacagaccatttggcatatttacctgctaataaccaaagatcaattaattgccaaaattaggctatcccatcataccatcccctccataaacttatcaagcttagtcttgaagccagatatgtcttttggcCCCACTACTCCccgtggaaggctgttccagaacttcactcctctaatggttagaaaccttcatcgaatttcaagtctaaacttccggacggccagtttatatccatttgttcttgtgtccacattggtactaaggttaaataattcctctccctccctgacatttatccctctgatatatttataaagagcaatcatatctcccctcagccttcttttggttaggctaaacaagccaagctctttgagtcttctttcataagacaggttttccattcctcagatcatccaaGTAGCCCTTCCCTATACCTGTTTCAGTttaaattcatccttcttaaacatgggagaccagaactgcaaacagtattccagatgaggtctcaccagtgccttgtataacggtactaacacctccttatctctactggaaatacctcgcctgatgcatcccaagaccgccttagcttttttaatggccatatcacattgggggctcatagtcatcctgtgatcaaccaatactctgaggtccttctcctcctctgttacttccaactgatgtgtccccaatttataaccaaaattcttgttattaatccctaaatgcatgaccttgcacttttcactattaaatttcatcctattactattactccagtttacaaggtcatccagatcttcctgtatgatatcccagtccttctctgtattagcaatacctcccagttttgtttcatccgcaaattttattagcacatttccactttttgtgccaaggtcagtaataaaaagattaaataagattggtcccaaaatcaatccctgaggaactccacttgTAACCttcttccagcctgacagttcatctttcagtatgacccgttgtagtctcccctttaaccagttccttatccacctttcaattttcatattgatccccattttttccaatttagctaataattccccatgtggaaccatctcaaatgccttactgaaatcgaggtaaattagatccactgcatttcctttgtctaaaaaatctgttaccttctcaaagaaggagatcaggttggtttggcacgatctaccttttgtaaaacaatgttgtattttgtcccagttaccattgacctcaacatccttaactactttcaccttcaaaattttttccaagaccttgcatactacagatgtcaaactaacaggcctatagttacatCTACCttttctgcaacattaacaagtttcctttctccttctagGAATTGGCCTGTACCTTTTCTaggatttcttttcttcttaatATACTTAATAACCTCCTTTTTGTTCTCCTTAGCCCTGCAAAGCATGAATTTCCCCCTGATGTCTGTAACATCCCGTATCAATTTTCATAACTTCCAATTTGTATTGCTTGCtatctattttccctttttcccatttgttATATGTTGCTTTTCCCCCCttaattgctgccttcactttgctACTGAACTGGGTTTTTAACCAAAGTTCTCCActttcttgattgtggaattgtggctttttagctctctaataaactcttcttaaagaactccaaagtttcatttccatttttctgtctaaattttctCCCAATCAGTTTTGCTGATAATTTGCCTTAACTTTGGggaattagcccttttgaaggGTATCTGTAGATAGATATTATTGGTTGGGAGCTGTTCTCTGTTTGTCCATTTGAATGTAATCGGTTCCATACTTTTATTTTGTTCTCCTCTATCCTATGCTGCCTTAtttgtctcttctctaaactaaacagtcccagacttttcagTCTGTCTGCATACACCAGCCTCCATGCTGCAGCGGGCACTCAAGGATCATTCTGGgtgtttcattgaaatcagtgcaggGTGGCCCAGAAAAGTGCATGATGCATGAATCTTTAGGAACACCGGCCTTTACAGAAAACTGAAagtggggactttctttccagacaagAAGATCCCCAcaggggatgttgaaatgcccatagtgatcctggaagACCTGGCATACCCCTCAATGGcagggctcatgaagccgtaGAAGTGAAACCTGGATAGCAGTAAGGAGCatttcaacaataggctgagtagGAGCAGGATGAccatggaatgtgcatttggcagattaaaagcacaCTGGTGATGCCTTTTTGATAGGGTAGATttcaatgaagaaaatattcccatggttgTAGCCATGTGTTCCACCTtgtataatatttgtgaaggtgtcagggttccttccccactctgaactctggggtacaaatgtggggacccgcatgaaaggcCCCCTAagtttatttttaccagcttaggttaaaaattttcccaaggcacaaattccaccttgaacagtatgctgccaccaccaagtgatttaaacaaacattcagggagggccacttggaacccaaccttccccaaatatccccttaagcccctacaccccctttcctggggaagcttgagactaatatcctcaccaattgctacaggtgaacacagatccaaacccttggatcttaagaacaatgaaaaatcaatcaggttcttaaaataagaattttaattaaagaaaaggtaaaagaatcacctctgtaaaatcaggatggtaagtacttaaCAGAATAACAAGAGACTCaagaacacagaggatttcccctctagacAAAACCttgaagttacaaaaacagggataaacctctcTATTAGCACaggggaaaattcacaagctaaaacaaaaggtaatctaacgcatttcttttctgttattacttactatttctgcaagacTATATGCTTAGTTCAGGTATACTTTTCCCTGCCCTGTTTCCTGGCTGGCTCCGACAGACACATaccaaaaaccttcccccacagatttgaaagtatcttgtccccttcttggtccttttggtcaggtgcccccAGGTTATctaagcttcttaaccctttacaggtaaaaaagggattttatgctatccttagctgtatgtttatgacagaagCTATGGGCGAAAAGTTTGCTCAGGGGTGCACTGCTCAGAGAGAACAcatggctgctgattttgagcaccCAGATACCAAGGCTATTAGAGGACACCCTGGGGGGCAAAATGAGGAAGGCTTTGTGGCAACACTTCGAAAATGAGAACGAGTAATGTTTATTGCTATGCATGGGATTATAATGCATAATGAAGTCCAGTTTTGGTATGGCAGGAAGCAGTTGTGATTGTTCAGGCCCAGGGTTCAATGTAAAGAAATGATGAAATGGCTTGCTGTTTGCTGATGCCACCTGCTATCATAACTTCAACAGAAACAAATAAAGAGTGCTTATTATCCAaataactttgcttttattgccaaaaaacccacaacaccatgcacacacacacagctgagcatAAGTCCAGCTTTAATTTGAAAAGGTGTCTGTGGAGGTGGAGTGAACGGTAAAGTGAGACTTCCCAGAAATTGGAAAGGAATGtgtgggtggagtttggggaggaCATGgcaaagagttctgaatgtgctgaagGGGAGGGCGGGCACCCATCTGCTAAGTCTGAAGCATCAGGAGGGACTGCAACATGTTGTTCTGCCGCTCCAAAACTTTTATCAGCCTCTCCGTTGCATCCCTAGTCTAtgcctcattttcttttcttttctgcttgtCGCTTTCCCTCCACTGCCTTCATTCTATCTTGTCTGCATCAGAGAACTGCAGCACCTCCCAGAACATATCTTCCTTGCTCCATCTTGAGCGCTTTCTTATCTGGCGGAGACACTCGGCTGGAGTGGAGGGGGTGCCTCCTTTCAAGGACATATCTGGAGAAGCACAAGTAACAATAAAGAGAAGCATTATTGTTAAGTACACATACAGCACTGAAACACTATATTAAAATACACTGCTGGTAACACACCAGTCACTTTCCCACTGATCCTTCACAAGCACACATGCCAGGGAACACTGCAAGCATGGTCAGTGTTCCCGGGGTGGAGGACGTTGGGTGTGGGAGAAAAGGGATGGGCCAATTACAGTGATAAAATCAagcacggtgtctacactggcactttggcAACAAAAATTTTGCGTAAAAACCTTCCAACACTCGTCAAGGCGGCTTTATTACGTCACTGAAACTGAGGAGTTCAGTCATCGAAAGTGGCTTTGTAGTGTTTACACCTCCACTATTTCATCACCAAATGCTGCCTTTTGATGAAAaaacttggcagtgtagacaaggcctagagAACAATAAGGGATAACCAGCATACACCCATGTTTTCTGTTGGTGCCTGTTAAGGTTTCCCACACCACGATGTGTAGGAATTATTGATGAAGGGAACACCATAAAATATGGAATTGGCATTAGGAGGGTCAGTTGTTCATAATTCATTtatctgaataatgaaaatgtcatttttcagtgtgtgaagagcGACCAATCTGCTTCATCCATGAGACCATCCTCCAGTTGTGCATGTagtgtctcatattaacattgtctcTCCATCCAGGTATTTGTCCTGCGACCATTGCCCTAGACCCTGGGAacatacaggaagtcaggggaACGTACGGTTCATGCAGGAAACACCATTCTTCCTCAGCGTTGGACACCTTCTTCCCTTCACCATGTCAGATTCCAACTCAACCGACTTCACCAACCCCaccaccttcatcctgctgggcattcctggcctcGAGGCAGGCCatatctggatctccatccccttctgcaccatgtacgccatagccatcttggggaacttcaccatcctgttcatcGTGAAGACGGAGCCGAGCCTCCAtgggcccatgtactatttcctctgcatgctggccgtCACCGACCTGGTCCTGTCTACATCCATCgtgcccaaaatgctgagcatcttctggttctaTTCCAGGGAGATCAATTTCAGTGcatgcctcacccagatgtacttcattcTCAGTTTCTTTTTGATACAGTCTGGGATCCTCgtggccatggcttttgatcgctatgtggccatctgcgatcccctgagacattccaccatcctgacaaacaCTGTGGTTGCCAAAATTTTCCTGGCCGTGGTGCTGCGCGGCATCATGCTCATACTGCCCTATCCTTTCCTGGCGAGGaggtggccatattgcagaaccaacatcattCCAAACACGTACTGTGAGCATATAgctgtggtgaagctggcctgcaCCGACATCAGCATCAGTAGTTACTACAGCCTCTCTGTGGCATTCTTGGTAATTGGTATGGATGTGTTTTTTATCACCGTGTCCTAtacccagatcctcagggccatcttcagccTCCCAACGAAGGAAGCCCGGCTgaagacttttgggacctgcgGCTCCCACCTCTGTGTCATCTTAGCCTTTTACATCCCACATCTCTTTGCTGCCCTCACGCAACGGTTTGGGCAGAATGTGGTTCTGTATTTGCGCGTTCTCATGGCAAACATGTACCTCCTGGTGCCCCCCatgctaaaccccatcatctatggGGCCAAGACCCAACAGATCTGGGACAGGCTGCTCCAGCTCTTTGCTAATAAAGTGACCTAAAGTTTTCTCCTGGTTCTCTAGCTCTCAGACTGAGCTccatgcagagctggctggtgacatggtGCTGGGCCCTCTTCCCTGAATCACTGACTGGCCAGTCAAAGAGACATTAAACCCTTTCCTGACCTTAGTGTGCTGTGTCAGCGTGACAAACTGGGGAATCTGCCTATGTACAACtcatagggttgccacctttctaattgctggtaaatGGAagcttgaggccccgcccctctgctctgtctctttccccaggttccgcccctgctctgccttttcccctcaaggccccgcccctcactcgctcctctcctctccacccccataACTCTCTGGATCATCCCTCTGACACTCTGCACTCCAAAGCACCCCCTATTTACCATGGTGATGTAATTAtggtatgttttgtacaaaataggccctgtgaggtatcattct
The DNA window shown above is from Trachemys scripta elegans isolate TJP31775 chromosome 1, CAS_Tse_1.0, whole genome shotgun sequence and carries:
- the LOC117871358 gene encoding olfactory receptor 52R1-like → MQETPFFLSVGHLLPFTMSDSNSTDFTNPTTFILLGIPGLEAGHIWISIPFCTMYAIAILGNFTILFIVKTEPSLHGPMYYFLCMLAVTDLVLSTSIVPKMLSIFWFYSREINFSACLTQMYFILSFFLIQSGILVAMAFDRYVAICDPLRHSTILTNTVVAKIFLAVVLRGIMLILPYPFLARRWPYCRTNIIPNTYCEHIAVVKLACTDISISSYYSLSVAFLVIGMDVFFITVSYTQILRAIFSLPTKEARLKTFGTCGSHLCVILAFYIPHLFAALTQRFGQNVVLYLRVLMANMYLLVPPMLNPIIYGAKTQQIWDRLLQLFANKVT